A window of the Falco rusticolus isolate bFalRus1 chromosome 1, bFalRus1.pri, whole genome shotgun sequence genome harbors these coding sequences:
- the ZCCHC8 gene encoding zinc finger CCHC domain-containing protein 8 isoform X2 — translation MSCTRGCGTVRRRTCRSVPASLHLAKEVVEFLSAGMTVKTFDAGPAPFCLFREKKELGISVENSKFDGPLLQILFMNNVISKQYHQEIEDFVFNLVQKYEEQKRDEQEKTHFNVKPQPSSVLLEEDCKTASSNSVKKIKEAFSVVGSVLYFTNFCLDKLGQPLLNENPQLTEGWEIPKYQQVFSQILSLDGQEIQVKPKRPKPHCFNCGSEDHQMKDCPKPRNAARISEKRKEFMEACGEASNQNFQQRYHAEEVEERFGKFKPGVISGELQDALGVTDKSIPPFIYRMRQLGYPPGWLKEAEMEHSGLALYDGKGDGGTEDEGSCQPKHTTYDVTKLINYPGFNISTPSGIPDEWQIFGSIPMQPSQQKDVFANYLSNYHAPIPKSSNKRAASQSRSHNAKRPKDNLEVPAADMDLDSDLEVSQRSETPNSFQFQPPLPPGRPLMSSPPPLPQGTPPQNLTPPQPSTPTRPLLPRTTPPLNPSSDIPQPKIVDSVMDEDTLTLEELEEQQRLIWAALEQAESTNSDSDIPVDTPLTGNSVTSSPSRNEVDVAEVRSSDKVITVESSFSDISEQMPENEHSITSSNPEDSLLNLKEDPDNTDSEGLLDNSTIPGPDREVNDGENTGDNKMVTSIESPAKNSSLVPDMSKFAAGITPFEFENMAESTGVYLRIRSVLKNSPRSQQKKKTSF, via the exons ATGAGCTGTACGCGCGGCTGCGGGACCGTGAGGAGACG gaCGTGCAGGTCCGTGCCGGCTTCGCTTCACTTGGCAAAGGAGGTAGTTGAGTTCTTGAGTGCTGGGATGACCGTGAAAACATTTGACGCCGGACCTGCgcctttctgtctttttagggaaaagaaagagct tggaatttcagtggaaaattcCAAATTTGATGGGCCTctgttacagattttatttatgaaCAATGTCATTTCTAA GCAGTATCATCAAGAAAttgaagattttgtttttaatttagttcAGAAATACGAAGAGCAGAAAAGAgatgaacaagaaaaaacacacttcAATGTTAAGCCACAG CCCTCCAGTGTTCTTTTGGAAGAGGACTGTAAAACAGCAAGCTCgaattctgttaaaaaaatcaaagaagcTTTTAGT GTTGTAGGAAGTGTTCTGTATTTTACCAATTTTTGTCTTGATAAACTGGGACAGCCTTTATTAAATGAGAATCCACAGCTGACAGAAGGATGGGAAATACCTAA ATATCAGCAAGTTTTCAGCCAGATTCTCTCCCTAGATGGACAAGAAATAcaagtaaaaccaaaaag GCCAAAACCGCATTGTTTCAATTGTGGTTCTGAAGACCATCAAATGAAAGACTGTCCAAAG CCACGAAATGCAGCTCGTATAagtgagaagagaaaggagTTTATGGAAGCATGTGGTGAAGCAAGCAATCAGAATTTTCAGCAGCGTTATCACGCAGAAGAAGTAGAAGAGAGGTTTGGAAAATTTAAACCGGGAGTAATtag tgGGGAACTTCAAGATGCACTTGGTGTCACAGATAAGAGTATTCCTCCGTTTATATATCGCATGCGTCAGCTGGGTTATCCTCCGGGTTGGCTCAAGGAGGCTGAAATGGAGCACTCTGGACTTGCACTTTACGATGGAAAAG GTGATGGTGGAACAGAAGATGAAGGATCTTGCCAACCAAAACACACTACTTATGATGTCACCAAATTGATAAACTATCCAGGCTTTAATATATCCACTCCAAGTGGGATCCCAGAT GAATGGCAGATATTTGGTTCCATCCCCATGCAGCCATCTCAACAGAAGGATGTTTTTGCAAACTACCTTTCTAACTATCATGCA CCAATTCCAAAATCTAGTAATAAAAGGGCTGCATCTCAGTCAAGGTCTCATAATGCAAAACGACCAAAAGACAATTTGGAGGTACCAGCAGCTGACATGGACCTGGATTCTG atctgGAAGTGTCACAAAGGTCTGAAACTCCTAACAGTTTTCAGTTCCAACCTCCACTGCCACCAGGACGTCCATTGATgtcatctcctcctcctttacCACAAGGAACACCTCCACAAAATCTTACACCACCTCAACCTTCAACCCCCACCCGCCCTCTTCTTCCTAGGACTACTCCACCATTGAATCCTTCCAGTGATATTCCACAGCCAAAAATAGTGGACTCAGTCATGGATGAGGATACTTTGACCTTGGAAGAGCTAGAGGAACAGCAGCGATTAATCTGGGCAGCACTAGAGCAGGCGGAAAGCACAAACAGTGACTCTGATATTCCTGTTGATACACCTTTAACTGGAAATTCTGTTACGTCGTCACCATCTAGGAATGAAGTAGATGTTGCAGAAGTAAGGTCATCTGATAAGGTGATTACAGTGGAATCTAGTTTTTCTGATATCAGTGAACAGATGCCAGAAAATGAACATTCTATAACTAGTTCTAATCCAGAAGATAGTTTACTTAACTTAAAAGAAGATCCTGATAATACAGATTCTGAAGGCTTGCTGGATAACAGCACAATACCTGGTCCTGACCGTGAGGTTAACGATGGAGAAAATACAGGTGATAATAAAATGGTCACAAGCATTGAATCCCCTGCAAAAAACTCTAGTCTTGTTCCTGATATGAGCAAGTTTGCTGCAGGAATAACACcatttgaatttgaaaatatggCAGAATCAACAGGTGTTTATCTACGAATAAGAAGCGTGTTAAAAAATTCCCCAAGAagccagcaaaagaaaaagacttcGTTTTAA
- the ZCCHC8 gene encoding zinc finger CCHC domain-containing protein 8 isoform X1 — protein MSCTRGCGTVRRRTCRSVPASLHLAKEVVEFLSAGMTVKTFDAGPAPFCLFREKKELGISVENSKFDGPLLQILFMNNVISKQYHQEIEDFVFNLVQKYEEQKRDEQEKTHFNVKPQPSSVLLEEDCKTASSNSVKKIKEAFSVVGSVLYFTNFCLDKLGQPLLNENPQLTEGWEIPKYQQVFSQILSLDGQEIQVKPKSRPKPHCFNCGSEDHQMKDCPKPRNAARISEKRKEFMEACGEASNQNFQQRYHAEEVEERFGKFKPGVISGELQDALGVTDKSIPPFIYRMRQLGYPPGWLKEAEMEHSGLALYDGKGDGGTEDEGSCQPKHTTYDVTKLINYPGFNISTPSGIPDEWQIFGSIPMQPSQQKDVFANYLSNYHAPIPKSSNKRAASQSRSHNAKRPKDNLEVPAADMDLDSDLEVSQRSETPNSFQFQPPLPPGRPLMSSPPPLPQGTPPQNLTPPQPSTPTRPLLPRTTPPLNPSSDIPQPKIVDSVMDEDTLTLEELEEQQRLIWAALEQAESTNSDSDIPVDTPLTGNSVTSSPSRNEVDVAEVRSSDKVITVESSFSDISEQMPENEHSITSSNPEDSLLNLKEDPDNTDSEGLLDNSTIPGPDREVNDGENTGDNKMVTSIESPAKNSSLVPDMSKFAAGITPFEFENMAESTGVYLRIRSVLKNSPRSQQKKKTSF, from the exons ATGAGCTGTACGCGCGGCTGCGGGACCGTGAGGAGACG gaCGTGCAGGTCCGTGCCGGCTTCGCTTCACTTGGCAAAGGAGGTAGTTGAGTTCTTGAGTGCTGGGATGACCGTGAAAACATTTGACGCCGGACCTGCgcctttctgtctttttagggaaaagaaagagct tggaatttcagtggaaaattcCAAATTTGATGGGCCTctgttacagattttatttatgaaCAATGTCATTTCTAA GCAGTATCATCAAGAAAttgaagattttgtttttaatttagttcAGAAATACGAAGAGCAGAAAAGAgatgaacaagaaaaaacacacttcAATGTTAAGCCACAG CCCTCCAGTGTTCTTTTGGAAGAGGACTGTAAAACAGCAAGCTCgaattctgttaaaaaaatcaaagaagcTTTTAGT GTTGTAGGAAGTGTTCTGTATTTTACCAATTTTTGTCTTGATAAACTGGGACAGCCTTTATTAAATGAGAATCCACAGCTGACAGAAGGATGGGAAATACCTAA ATATCAGCAAGTTTTCAGCCAGATTCTCTCCCTAGATGGACAAGAAATAcaagtaaaaccaaaaag CAGGCCAAAACCGCATTGTTTCAATTGTGGTTCTGAAGACCATCAAATGAAAGACTGTCCAAAG CCACGAAATGCAGCTCGTATAagtgagaagagaaaggagTTTATGGAAGCATGTGGTGAAGCAAGCAATCAGAATTTTCAGCAGCGTTATCACGCAGAAGAAGTAGAAGAGAGGTTTGGAAAATTTAAACCGGGAGTAATtag tgGGGAACTTCAAGATGCACTTGGTGTCACAGATAAGAGTATTCCTCCGTTTATATATCGCATGCGTCAGCTGGGTTATCCTCCGGGTTGGCTCAAGGAGGCTGAAATGGAGCACTCTGGACTTGCACTTTACGATGGAAAAG GTGATGGTGGAACAGAAGATGAAGGATCTTGCCAACCAAAACACACTACTTATGATGTCACCAAATTGATAAACTATCCAGGCTTTAATATATCCACTCCAAGTGGGATCCCAGAT GAATGGCAGATATTTGGTTCCATCCCCATGCAGCCATCTCAACAGAAGGATGTTTTTGCAAACTACCTTTCTAACTATCATGCA CCAATTCCAAAATCTAGTAATAAAAGGGCTGCATCTCAGTCAAGGTCTCATAATGCAAAACGACCAAAAGACAATTTGGAGGTACCAGCAGCTGACATGGACCTGGATTCTG atctgGAAGTGTCACAAAGGTCTGAAACTCCTAACAGTTTTCAGTTCCAACCTCCACTGCCACCAGGACGTCCATTGATgtcatctcctcctcctttacCACAAGGAACACCTCCACAAAATCTTACACCACCTCAACCTTCAACCCCCACCCGCCCTCTTCTTCCTAGGACTACTCCACCATTGAATCCTTCCAGTGATATTCCACAGCCAAAAATAGTGGACTCAGTCATGGATGAGGATACTTTGACCTTGGAAGAGCTAGAGGAACAGCAGCGATTAATCTGGGCAGCACTAGAGCAGGCGGAAAGCACAAACAGTGACTCTGATATTCCTGTTGATACACCTTTAACTGGAAATTCTGTTACGTCGTCACCATCTAGGAATGAAGTAGATGTTGCAGAAGTAAGGTCATCTGATAAGGTGATTACAGTGGAATCTAGTTTTTCTGATATCAGTGAACAGATGCCAGAAAATGAACATTCTATAACTAGTTCTAATCCAGAAGATAGTTTACTTAACTTAAAAGAAGATCCTGATAATACAGATTCTGAAGGCTTGCTGGATAACAGCACAATACCTGGTCCTGACCGTGAGGTTAACGATGGAGAAAATACAGGTGATAATAAAATGGTCACAAGCATTGAATCCCCTGCAAAAAACTCTAGTCTTGTTCCTGATATGAGCAAGTTTGCTGCAGGAATAACACcatttgaatttgaaaatatggCAGAATCAACAGGTGTTTATCTACGAATAAGAAGCGTGTTAAAAAATTCCCCAAGAagccagcaaaagaaaaagacttcGTTTTAA
- the ZCCHC8 gene encoding zinc finger CCHC domain-containing protein 8 isoform X5 has product MYSSMVVGSVLYFTNFCLDKLGQPLLNENPQLTEGWEIPKYQQVFSQILSLDGQEIQVKPKSRPKPHCFNCGSEDHQMKDCPKPRNAARISEKRKEFMEACGEASNQNFQQRYHAEEVEERFGKFKPGVISGELQDALGVTDKSIPPFIYRMRQLGYPPGWLKEAEMEHSGLALYDGKGDGGTEDEGSCQPKHTTYDVTKLINYPGFNISTPSGIPDEWQIFGSIPMQPSQQKDVFANYLSNYHAPIPKSSNKRAASQSRSHNAKRPKDNLEVPAADMDLDSDLEVSQRSETPNSFQFQPPLPPGRPLMSSPPPLPQGTPPQNLTPPQPSTPTRPLLPRTTPPLNPSSDIPQPKIVDSVMDEDTLTLEELEEQQRLIWAALEQAESTNSDSDIPVDTPLTGNSVTSSPSRNEVDVAEVRSSDKVITVESSFSDISEQMPENEHSITSSNPEDSLLNLKEDPDNTDSEGLLDNSTIPGPDREVNDGENTGDNKMVTSIESPAKNSSLVPDMSKFAAGITPFEFENMAESTGVYLRIRSVLKNSPRSQQKKKTSF; this is encoded by the exons ATGTACTCTTCAATG GTTGTAGGAAGTGTTCTGTATTTTACCAATTTTTGTCTTGATAAACTGGGACAGCCTTTATTAAATGAGAATCCACAGCTGACAGAAGGATGGGAAATACCTAA ATATCAGCAAGTTTTCAGCCAGATTCTCTCCCTAGATGGACAAGAAATAcaagtaaaaccaaaaag CAGGCCAAAACCGCATTGTTTCAATTGTGGTTCTGAAGACCATCAAATGAAAGACTGTCCAAAG CCACGAAATGCAGCTCGTATAagtgagaagagaaaggagTTTATGGAAGCATGTGGTGAAGCAAGCAATCAGAATTTTCAGCAGCGTTATCACGCAGAAGAAGTAGAAGAGAGGTTTGGAAAATTTAAACCGGGAGTAATtag tgGGGAACTTCAAGATGCACTTGGTGTCACAGATAAGAGTATTCCTCCGTTTATATATCGCATGCGTCAGCTGGGTTATCCTCCGGGTTGGCTCAAGGAGGCTGAAATGGAGCACTCTGGACTTGCACTTTACGATGGAAAAG GTGATGGTGGAACAGAAGATGAAGGATCTTGCCAACCAAAACACACTACTTATGATGTCACCAAATTGATAAACTATCCAGGCTTTAATATATCCACTCCAAGTGGGATCCCAGAT GAATGGCAGATATTTGGTTCCATCCCCATGCAGCCATCTCAACAGAAGGATGTTTTTGCAAACTACCTTTCTAACTATCATGCA CCAATTCCAAAATCTAGTAATAAAAGGGCTGCATCTCAGTCAAGGTCTCATAATGCAAAACGACCAAAAGACAATTTGGAGGTACCAGCAGCTGACATGGACCTGGATTCTG atctgGAAGTGTCACAAAGGTCTGAAACTCCTAACAGTTTTCAGTTCCAACCTCCACTGCCACCAGGACGTCCATTGATgtcatctcctcctcctttacCACAAGGAACACCTCCACAAAATCTTACACCACCTCAACCTTCAACCCCCACCCGCCCTCTTCTTCCTAGGACTACTCCACCATTGAATCCTTCCAGTGATATTCCACAGCCAAAAATAGTGGACTCAGTCATGGATGAGGATACTTTGACCTTGGAAGAGCTAGAGGAACAGCAGCGATTAATCTGGGCAGCACTAGAGCAGGCGGAAAGCACAAACAGTGACTCTGATATTCCTGTTGATACACCTTTAACTGGAAATTCTGTTACGTCGTCACCATCTAGGAATGAAGTAGATGTTGCAGAAGTAAGGTCATCTGATAAGGTGATTACAGTGGAATCTAGTTTTTCTGATATCAGTGAACAGATGCCAGAAAATGAACATTCTATAACTAGTTCTAATCCAGAAGATAGTTTACTTAACTTAAAAGAAGATCCTGATAATACAGATTCTGAAGGCTTGCTGGATAACAGCACAATACCTGGTCCTGACCGTGAGGTTAACGATGGAGAAAATACAGGTGATAATAAAATGGTCACAAGCATTGAATCCCCTGCAAAAAACTCTAGTCTTGTTCCTGATATGAGCAAGTTTGCTGCAGGAATAACACcatttgaatttgaaaatatggCAGAATCAACAGGTGTTTATCTACGAATAAGAAGCGTGTTAAAAAATTCCCCAAGAagccagcaaaagaaaaagacttcGTTTTAA
- the ZCCHC8 gene encoding zinc finger CCHC domain-containing protein 8 isoform X4, protein MAAEVDFGDRELFEQLEDENGPPPSSRLNFEEEGEMPEKALDELYARLRDREETVRRLRAENQELKRKLNILTRPSGISVENSKFDGPLLQILFMNNVISKQYHQEIEDFVFNLVQKYEEQKRDEQEKTHFNVKPQPSSVLLEEDCKTASSNSVKKIKEAFSVVGSVLYFTNFCLDKLGQPLLNENPQLTEGWEIPKYQQVFSQILSLDGQEIQVKPKSRPKPHCFNCGSEDHQMKDCPKPRNAARISEKRKEFMEACGEASNQNFQQRYHAEEVEERFGKFKPGVISGELQDALGVTDKSIPPFIYRMRQLGYPPGWLKEAEMEHSGLALYDGKGDGGTEDEGSCQPKHTTYDVTKLINYPGFNISTPSGIPDEWQIFGSIPMQPSQQKDVFANYLSNYHAPIPKSSNKRAASQSRSHNAKRPKDNLEVPAADMDLDSDLEVSQRSETPNSFQFQPPLPPGRPLMSSPPPLPQGTPPQNLTPPQPSTPTRPLLPRTTPPLNPSSDIPQPKIVDSVMDEDTLTLEELEEQQRLIWAALEQAESTNSDSDIPVDTPLTGNSVTSSPSRNEVDVAEVRSSDKVITVESSFSDISEQMPENEHSITSSNPEDSLLNLKEDPDNTDSEGLLDNSTIPGPDREVNDGENTGDNKMVTSIESPAKNSSLVPDMSKFAAGITPFEFENMAESTGVYLRIRSVLKNSPRSQQKKKTSF, encoded by the exons ATGGCGGCTGAGGTGGATTTCGGGGACCGCGAGCTCTTCGAGCAGCTCGAGGACGAGAACGGGCCGCCGCCATCGTCGCGCCTCAACTTCGAGGAAGAGGGGGAGATGCCTGAGAAGGCCCTGGATGAGCTGTACGCGCGGCTGCGGGACCGTGAGGAGACGGTGCGGCGGCTGCGGGCGGAGA ATCAGGAACTTAAAAGGAAGCTGAATATCCTGACTCGTCCTAG tggaatttcagtggaaaattcCAAATTTGATGGGCCTctgttacagattttatttatgaaCAATGTCATTTCTAA GCAGTATCATCAAGAAAttgaagattttgtttttaatttagttcAGAAATACGAAGAGCAGAAAAGAgatgaacaagaaaaaacacacttcAATGTTAAGCCACAG CCCTCCAGTGTTCTTTTGGAAGAGGACTGTAAAACAGCAAGCTCgaattctgttaaaaaaatcaaagaagcTTTTAGT GTTGTAGGAAGTGTTCTGTATTTTACCAATTTTTGTCTTGATAAACTGGGACAGCCTTTATTAAATGAGAATCCACAGCTGACAGAAGGATGGGAAATACCTAA ATATCAGCAAGTTTTCAGCCAGATTCTCTCCCTAGATGGACAAGAAATAcaagtaaaaccaaaaag CAGGCCAAAACCGCATTGTTTCAATTGTGGTTCTGAAGACCATCAAATGAAAGACTGTCCAAAG CCACGAAATGCAGCTCGTATAagtgagaagagaaaggagTTTATGGAAGCATGTGGTGAAGCAAGCAATCAGAATTTTCAGCAGCGTTATCACGCAGAAGAAGTAGAAGAGAGGTTTGGAAAATTTAAACCGGGAGTAATtag tgGGGAACTTCAAGATGCACTTGGTGTCACAGATAAGAGTATTCCTCCGTTTATATATCGCATGCGTCAGCTGGGTTATCCTCCGGGTTGGCTCAAGGAGGCTGAAATGGAGCACTCTGGACTTGCACTTTACGATGGAAAAG GTGATGGTGGAACAGAAGATGAAGGATCTTGCCAACCAAAACACACTACTTATGATGTCACCAAATTGATAAACTATCCAGGCTTTAATATATCCACTCCAAGTGGGATCCCAGAT GAATGGCAGATATTTGGTTCCATCCCCATGCAGCCATCTCAACAGAAGGATGTTTTTGCAAACTACCTTTCTAACTATCATGCA CCAATTCCAAAATCTAGTAATAAAAGGGCTGCATCTCAGTCAAGGTCTCATAATGCAAAACGACCAAAAGACAATTTGGAGGTACCAGCAGCTGACATGGACCTGGATTCTG atctgGAAGTGTCACAAAGGTCTGAAACTCCTAACAGTTTTCAGTTCCAACCTCCACTGCCACCAGGACGTCCATTGATgtcatctcctcctcctttacCACAAGGAACACCTCCACAAAATCTTACACCACCTCAACCTTCAACCCCCACCCGCCCTCTTCTTCCTAGGACTACTCCACCATTGAATCCTTCCAGTGATATTCCACAGCCAAAAATAGTGGACTCAGTCATGGATGAGGATACTTTGACCTTGGAAGAGCTAGAGGAACAGCAGCGATTAATCTGGGCAGCACTAGAGCAGGCGGAAAGCACAAACAGTGACTCTGATATTCCTGTTGATACACCTTTAACTGGAAATTCTGTTACGTCGTCACCATCTAGGAATGAAGTAGATGTTGCAGAAGTAAGGTCATCTGATAAGGTGATTACAGTGGAATCTAGTTTTTCTGATATCAGTGAACAGATGCCAGAAAATGAACATTCTATAACTAGTTCTAATCCAGAAGATAGTTTACTTAACTTAAAAGAAGATCCTGATAATACAGATTCTGAAGGCTTGCTGGATAACAGCACAATACCTGGTCCTGACCGTGAGGTTAACGATGGAGAAAATACAGGTGATAATAAAATGGTCACAAGCATTGAATCCCCTGCAAAAAACTCTAGTCTTGTTCCTGATATGAGCAAGTTTGCTGCAGGAATAACACcatttgaatttgaaaatatggCAGAATCAACAGGTGTTTATCTACGAATAAGAAGCGTGTTAAAAAATTCCCCAAGAagccagcaaaagaaaaagacttcGTTTTAA
- the ZCCHC8 gene encoding zinc finger CCHC domain-containing protein 8 isoform X3 — MAAEVDFGDRELFEQLEDENGPPPSSRLNFEEEGEMPEKALDELYARLRDREETVRRLRAENQELKRKLNILTRPSGISVENSKFDGPLLQILFMNNVISKQYHQEIEDFVFNLVQKYEEQKRDEQEKTHFNVKPQPSSVLLEEDCKTASSNSVKKIKEAFSVVGSVLYFTNFCLDKLGQPLLNENPQLTEGWEIPKYQQVFSQILSLDGQEIQVKPKRPKPHCFNCGSEDHQMKDCPKPRNAARISEKRKEFMEACGEASNQNFQQRYHAEEVEERFGKFKPGVISGELQDALGVTDKSIPPFIYRMRQLGYPPGWLKEAEMEHSGLALYDGKGDGGTEDEGSCQPKHTTYDVTKLINYPGFNISTPSGIPDEWQIFGSIPMQPSQQKDVFANYLSNYHAPIPKSSNKRAASQSRSHNAKRPKDNLEVPAADMDLDSDLEVSQRSETPNSFQFQPPLPPGRPLMSSPPPLPQGTPPQNLTPPQPSTPTRPLLPRTTPPLNPSSDIPQPKIVDSVMDEDTLTLEELEEQQRLIWAALEQAESTNSDSDIPVDTPLTGNSVTSSPSRNEVDVAEVRSSDKVITVESSFSDISEQMPENEHSITSSNPEDSLLNLKEDPDNTDSEGLLDNSTIPGPDREVNDGENTGDNKMVTSIESPAKNSSLVPDMSKFAAGITPFEFENMAESTGVYLRIRSVLKNSPRSQQKKKTSF; from the exons ATGGCGGCTGAGGTGGATTTCGGGGACCGCGAGCTCTTCGAGCAGCTCGAGGACGAGAACGGGCCGCCGCCATCGTCGCGCCTCAACTTCGAGGAAGAGGGGGAGATGCCTGAGAAGGCCCTGGATGAGCTGTACGCGCGGCTGCGGGACCGTGAGGAGACGGTGCGGCGGCTGCGGGCGGAGA ATCAGGAACTTAAAAGGAAGCTGAATATCCTGACTCGTCCTAG tggaatttcagtggaaaattcCAAATTTGATGGGCCTctgttacagattttatttatgaaCAATGTCATTTCTAA GCAGTATCATCAAGAAAttgaagattttgtttttaatttagttcAGAAATACGAAGAGCAGAAAAGAgatgaacaagaaaaaacacacttcAATGTTAAGCCACAG CCCTCCAGTGTTCTTTTGGAAGAGGACTGTAAAACAGCAAGCTCgaattctgttaaaaaaatcaaagaagcTTTTAGT GTTGTAGGAAGTGTTCTGTATTTTACCAATTTTTGTCTTGATAAACTGGGACAGCCTTTATTAAATGAGAATCCACAGCTGACAGAAGGATGGGAAATACCTAA ATATCAGCAAGTTTTCAGCCAGATTCTCTCCCTAGATGGACAAGAAATAcaagtaaaaccaaaaag GCCAAAACCGCATTGTTTCAATTGTGGTTCTGAAGACCATCAAATGAAAGACTGTCCAAAG CCACGAAATGCAGCTCGTATAagtgagaagagaaaggagTTTATGGAAGCATGTGGTGAAGCAAGCAATCAGAATTTTCAGCAGCGTTATCACGCAGAAGAAGTAGAAGAGAGGTTTGGAAAATTTAAACCGGGAGTAATtag tgGGGAACTTCAAGATGCACTTGGTGTCACAGATAAGAGTATTCCTCCGTTTATATATCGCATGCGTCAGCTGGGTTATCCTCCGGGTTGGCTCAAGGAGGCTGAAATGGAGCACTCTGGACTTGCACTTTACGATGGAAAAG GTGATGGTGGAACAGAAGATGAAGGATCTTGCCAACCAAAACACACTACTTATGATGTCACCAAATTGATAAACTATCCAGGCTTTAATATATCCACTCCAAGTGGGATCCCAGAT GAATGGCAGATATTTGGTTCCATCCCCATGCAGCCATCTCAACAGAAGGATGTTTTTGCAAACTACCTTTCTAACTATCATGCA CCAATTCCAAAATCTAGTAATAAAAGGGCTGCATCTCAGTCAAGGTCTCATAATGCAAAACGACCAAAAGACAATTTGGAGGTACCAGCAGCTGACATGGACCTGGATTCTG atctgGAAGTGTCACAAAGGTCTGAAACTCCTAACAGTTTTCAGTTCCAACCTCCACTGCCACCAGGACGTCCATTGATgtcatctcctcctcctttacCACAAGGAACACCTCCACAAAATCTTACACCACCTCAACCTTCAACCCCCACCCGCCCTCTTCTTCCTAGGACTACTCCACCATTGAATCCTTCCAGTGATATTCCACAGCCAAAAATAGTGGACTCAGTCATGGATGAGGATACTTTGACCTTGGAAGAGCTAGAGGAACAGCAGCGATTAATCTGGGCAGCACTAGAGCAGGCGGAAAGCACAAACAGTGACTCTGATATTCCTGTTGATACACCTTTAACTGGAAATTCTGTTACGTCGTCACCATCTAGGAATGAAGTAGATGTTGCAGAAGTAAGGTCATCTGATAAGGTGATTACAGTGGAATCTAGTTTTTCTGATATCAGTGAACAGATGCCAGAAAATGAACATTCTATAACTAGTTCTAATCCAGAAGATAGTTTACTTAACTTAAAAGAAGATCCTGATAATACAGATTCTGAAGGCTTGCTGGATAACAGCACAATACCTGGTCCTGACCGTGAGGTTAACGATGGAGAAAATACAGGTGATAATAAAATGGTCACAAGCATTGAATCCCCTGCAAAAAACTCTAGTCTTGTTCCTGATATGAGCAAGTTTGCTGCAGGAATAACACcatttgaatttgaaaatatggCAGAATCAACAGGTGTTTATCTACGAATAAGAAGCGTGTTAAAAAATTCCCCAAGAagccagcaaaagaaaaagacttcGTTTTAA